Proteins found in one Paenibacillus dendritiformis genomic segment:
- the leuS gene encoding leucine--tRNA ligase — protein sequence MSQEVNQPHGYQPQILEKKWQQYWEEHKTFATEESSSKPKFYALDMFPYPSGAGLHVGHPEGYTATDIISRFKRMKGYNVLHPMGWDAFGLPAEQHALDTGEHPRDITVKNINNFRRQIKSLGFSYDWDREISTTDPDYYKWTQWIFIQLYKRGLAYEAEIPVNWCPALGTVLANEEVIDGKSERGGHPVIRKPMRQWVLKITEYAERLLEDLDELDWPESLKDMQRNWIGRSEGAEVRFAIDGHEDHIIVFTTRPDTLFGATYCVLAPEHDLVGRITTAGQQAAVQAYQEQAARKSDLERTDLAKEKTGVFTGAYAINPVNGAKLPIWIADYVLAGYGTGAIMAVPGHDQRDWEFAKQFELPIVEVVSGGDVTKEVFSGDGPHVNSDFLNGLGNAQAIARMNEWLTAEGVGQPKVTYRLRDWLFSRQRYWGEPIPIIHLEDGTMKPIPESELPLMLPDVDHIQPSGTGESPLANVTEWVDTVDAETGMRARRETNTMPQWAGSCWYYLRYIDPKNEKELCSKEKQAEWLPVDLYIGGVEHAVLHLLYARFWHKVLYDIGVVDTKEPFQKLVNQGMILGTNGEKMSKSRGNVINPDDIVNEFGADTLRMYEMFMGPLEITKPWNEKGVEGMFRFLNRIWRLFIAEDGQLNSKITDGPGEDGFIRTWHKTVKKVTEDMEAMRFNTAISQLMIFINDAYKAETLPRQAMENFVQLLSPLAPHIAEELWQRLGHGESITYVPWPSYDEALTVDAEVEIVIQVNGKIADRIRIAADADEAAMQEKAMSLPNVQEAIAGKTVRKVIAVKGRLVNIVVG from the coding sequence ATGAGTCAAGAAGTCAATCAGCCGCATGGCTATCAACCGCAAATTTTGGAGAAGAAGTGGCAGCAGTACTGGGAGGAGCACAAGACGTTCGCTACGGAGGAGAGCTCTAGCAAGCCGAAGTTCTACGCGCTCGACATGTTCCCGTATCCTTCGGGCGCAGGGCTGCACGTGGGCCACCCGGAAGGATATACGGCGACCGACATCATTTCCCGATTCAAGCGCATGAAGGGGTATAATGTGCTTCATCCCATGGGCTGGGATGCGTTCGGCCTTCCGGCTGAGCAGCATGCGCTCGACACGGGCGAGCATCCGCGCGACATTACGGTGAAGAACATCAACAATTTCCGCCGCCAGATTAAGTCGCTCGGCTTCTCTTATGACTGGGACCGGGAGATCAGCACGACCGATCCCGACTATTACAAATGGACCCAGTGGATCTTCATCCAGCTCTACAAGCGCGGACTCGCGTATGAAGCGGAGATTCCGGTGAACTGGTGCCCGGCGCTCGGCACGGTGCTGGCGAACGAGGAAGTCATCGACGGCAAGTCGGAACGCGGCGGCCATCCGGTCATTCGCAAGCCGATGCGGCAATGGGTGCTGAAGATTACGGAATATGCGGAGCGGCTGCTCGAAGATCTGGATGAGCTGGATTGGCCGGAGAGCCTGAAGGATATGCAGCGCAATTGGATCGGACGCTCCGAAGGGGCAGAGGTCCGCTTCGCCATCGACGGACATGAGGACCATATCATCGTGTTCACGACCCGGCCGGACACGCTGTTCGGCGCGACATACTGCGTATTGGCGCCGGAGCACGATCTGGTTGGCCGGATCACGACTGCCGGGCAGCAAGCGGCGGTTCAAGCTTACCAGGAGCAGGCTGCCCGCAAGAGCGACCTGGAGCGGACGGATCTCGCGAAGGAGAAGACAGGGGTGTTCACCGGCGCGTATGCGATCAACCCGGTGAACGGAGCGAAGCTCCCGATCTGGATTGCCGATTATGTGCTTGCCGGCTATGGAACCGGGGCCATCATGGCCGTTCCGGGCCATGACCAGCGGGATTGGGAATTCGCGAAGCAATTCGAGCTGCCGATCGTGGAAGTCGTCTCCGGAGGAGATGTGACGAAGGAAGTGTTCAGCGGCGACGGGCCGCACGTGAACTCGGACTTCCTGAACGGGCTCGGGAACGCCCAGGCGATTGCCCGCATGAATGAGTGGCTGACTGCGGAAGGCGTCGGCCAGCCTAAAGTTACGTACCGTCTGCGCGATTGGCTGTTCAGCCGCCAGCGGTATTGGGGGGAGCCGATTCCGATTATTCATCTGGAAGACGGCACCATGAAGCCGATTCCGGAGTCGGAGCTGCCGCTGATGCTGCCGGATGTCGATCACATCCAGCCTTCGGGCACCGGAGAATCGCCGCTCGCGAACGTCACCGAGTGGGTGGATACGGTCGATGCGGAGACCGGGATGCGTGCGCGCCGCGAGACGAACACGATGCCGCAGTGGGCCGGAAGCTGCTGGTACTATCTGCGCTACATCGATCCGAAGAACGAGAAGGAGCTGTGCTCCAAGGAGAAGCAGGCCGAATGGCTGCCGGTCGATCTGTATATCGGCGGGGTCGAGCATGCGGTCCTTCACTTGCTGTATGCGCGCTTCTGGCATAAGGTGCTCTACGATATCGGCGTCGTCGATACGAAGGAGCCATTCCAGAAGCTGGTCAACCAGGGGATGATTCTCGGCACGAACGGCGAGAAAATGTCCAAATCCCGCGGCAATGTCATCAATCCGGATGATATCGTCAATGAATTCGGCGCGGATACGCTGCGGATGTATGAAATGTTCATGGGGCCGCTCGAAATTACGAAGCCGTGGAACGAGAAGGGCGTCGAAGGCATGTTCCGCTTCCTGAACCGGATCTGGCGCCTGTTCATTGCGGAGGACGGCCAATTGAACAGCAAGATTACGGACGGGCCGGGAGAAGACGGCTTCATCCGCACCTGGCACAAGACCGTGAAGAAAGTGACCGAGGATATGGAGGCGATGCGCTTCAATACGGCCATCAGCCAATTGATGATCTTCATTAATGACGCGTACAAGGCCGAGACGCTGCCGCGCCAAGCGATGGAGAACTTCGTGCAGCTGCTGTCTCCGCTCGCTCCTCATATCGCCGAGGAATTGTGGCAGCGCTTGGGGCATGGAGAATCCATCACGTATGTGCCGTGGCCATCGTATGACGAAGCATTGACGGTTGACGCCGAAGTGGAGATCGTCATTCAAGTGAACGGCAAGATAGCGGATCGGATTCGCATCGCCGCCGATGCGGACGAAGCCGCCATGCAGGAAAAAGCGATGTCTCTGCCGAACGTTCAGGAGGCCATTGCTGGCAAGACCGTCCGTAAAGTCATCGCTGTCAAAGGCCGGCTCGTCAATATTGTGGTCGGTTAA